The following is a genomic window from Tripterygium wilfordii isolate XIE 37 chromosome 19, ASM1340144v1, whole genome shotgun sequence.
CGCCCACCCTCCCAAGGCCCTCTCTTGTCAATTCAATATGATTTATTTGTTGGTGGAGGCAATACTTCTCCTTTAATTGGAGAATATCTATTATTAAGAATTTGATATTATTGCCTATAGCTATTGGGAGTGGTTTGCAaataattgggatcaattgttTGCGTTGGGTAGTCCAGTTTTCTTGGCAAAAGTAATCCGTTGCAGTTACAGATATCTTATTAACATTCTCATTTGGAGCATATATTTCATGCTATTGTGAGTTATTGACAAATTTTCCAGGTTATAAACTACTGTTTATTTGCATTTTATGATTGTGTAGCTTTCCACTGAGGAAGTTTTTTTTCTCATGAGTTCCTGAACAATCGTACTGTTTCCATTTCCTTGTTGTTTTTAACCCCCTGCTAACATGGTTGTGCACAAGTTGGTCAGGATTTACTTCTTTGAGATGCTATGAAGTTTGCAAGTTGTGTAGATCTCACAGACTCTGTGGGTCCCCATCAGAGAAGATTTTTGGTGCGCGGCTAATATAGATTCCTTTAATAACTTTAATCCAGAATTTCTTGTTCCAGCATAGGTGTACCGCTTGGAATCCCAGTCTTGGACTCTTGTATGCGCACGGCTTTGTTATTTAAGGAGCTATTTTTCTTctgttggtttgggttgtgatAGCTCTGAGTTAGTTTATGTGGTTTTTGCTACTTTTGTCTCATAATATTTTTTCCGCTGTGTTCTTGCGCATATTATCTGGTTTCATTTGTTGTGTAGTTCTACACCCTGACTATGTTTTTGATTGGTTTGCCATCTTGCAAATGCAAATATGCAATGTGTCTAGgatttgttttaaaaacatCCTGCCGTTCGTGATTCCTTTTTGACGATGGTGCTCATTAATCTCATTGATCATTTTCTGAATTTCGCCTTTGTTTATTATGTTTCGTATAAGATTTGCTTTCCAATAATGAAATGAATCTTGCTTTCTTCCTCTACCCAAGAggcattttcaaaaaaaaaaaaaaaaaactgtggtgttagATGATAGCGGATTCTGAACTTTGTGATGTGGATTTATGGGGCCTCTGATGAGAAGGCTAGGCACATATGATACTGAAGGCTATGAATTTTCCATGTTTGCTTGTTCCAAGAAACGTACTGAGTGTGCAGTGTTACTTTCAGAGGAATAGGAATTCACCGAAGAAATGTAAGATGAGAGGCTGAGCAGGGCCAGCGCTAGCGCAAAAGGAAGGTCGTGAAGAGACCATAGATGAGCGGCACTAATGTGAAAGACTGGAGTTCAAACTTGAAACCACTTTCCTGATCTGTTCATGAGTTTCAATTCCCAGACGCATGCAATATCCATTAATAAAGCCATAACACAATTCAATGCGCGCTGAGTTGAAGGCTTAAACCACATGCTAGAATCACTCAGTTGATGAACAATCAGAGTTCTAACATTCATAAATCCCCAAAATATACAGATGTATCAACTTAAATAACACAGAGCAGCTATCCAGTCACCCGCCACCGTACAGGGGAAATACCCATCATGTCGTCAAATTTTGGTCAAGCCCTGTGGGCTCGAGAGACGACCACAATCAGCAGGACCACAATGGATAGCAGAAATGAAGTTTTCAGCTTCTCCTGAAATGGATCCGTGCCTCCTTTTGCCGTCTTCTCCTCGTCTGAGGGTTTGAACAACTCATTTGTAAGCTTCATAATATTATCGATTACTTCCATGACTTTAGCCTTTGTATTCTCAAAAATCCACCTAACGATGTTTACTGCTGGATTTGATTCATCAGATGGCTCATCTGAACTCTTTTGATTAATGCTTTCATCTGCAATGTGAATCAGTAATAGTTATCAAGTTTCTTTACAGTCAATCAACATCGACAAAATGAGCCATCATTACAATTAAGCTTGATAGAACCAACTTTTCCGATACTTATAGCTTAAAATCATTTACATAAACAACGAGATATCGAGTACAAGAAGCCAATGAAACTATGCAGATTGACCAACCTGAATAATATGACTCTCTGAGTTGTCGAACCACATCATTGTTCATAACAGCTTCCCAAACAGCTTTATCAGAAGATAACGAAATGACCATCTTCTGCAAAAGTTTAAAACATTCTAAGATCACCAACGCCACATCAACGATTAACCCTATTAAGTTTGCtatgctaaatatgatgaaaaagaagCCACTTTTTAGAATGAACCTGGACGAACGGCTCAGTCTGTAATAGATGAAAAGCATCGTAAACTCTGTCTCGTCCTTGACATTGCAACATTCTTGAGTTATAATAATGCTGAGAAGGCTCCACCCAATTTAAATCCAATCCAACCGAAGAAACTGGATCCACCAAATCAGTAAAACTTGGAATACGATTTGCTCCATTCCTGTCGGAATTATAAGCATACTTATCCCTGACATGCTGAGAGTACGGGGCAACGTCACAGACCCTACAATTACAAAACCACTCCAAGACAACAAATGTTAAGGATGATTTCGAAAAGCTGAAGTTGTGATATATTGTGAAAATGTACGTAAAAAAAGTTGTTACAAGCAAAAAACAAGCATAAGATTTAAATTGCAGGAAAAACACACACCATGAGATTCACATTTTTACTATGTTCATTTTGTGAGTTATTTGCCTTCTAAACATCTCTATATTCCTTACCCATACAGCATCTAATGCTAAATAGCAAACTTGTGGAATTTAACCTCAAGTGTATCCTTTGGCACCCCATAACATTCAATGCCAATTAGCTTCAGTTCTATGATCACCAACCACTACAATATCCCAGTCATTCAAAATTAGTGACTATTATTGGGAATAACGAGAGCATCTCTTAATACTCAAAGTTTCATATCTGAAGCGAGTTTTCAAGAAACTGCTCGAGTTTTAGCAAAAGCTGCTCTCAGGAGTCGTATCGATTGGTTGAAAtgtttaaaagtataacttcttTCTCCTATCTATACATTTATGTGAGGGAAGCAGATTATTCATAGGTTTTGCTGCCAATACAAACGTTACTCACAGGAAACGACCATCATAACTCTTACTTGCCTAACAACTTGTTTATTTCTGGGAGCAACGTTCATAGCTTTTGAAAAACTTAATGCTAGCAGTAGCAGCAGCGTACAGCACTCTCACCAAATACAAGTGCTAATAAACATCCTTTTAGTTCATTACATACATATTATTACGCctatataaaaatcaaaagagaaagaaaagctaAACGAAAGCAAGAAATTCATATTACAGTTGCTGTTTTATCAGGTGTAAATGGTTATCTGAGAATACCATAGcaataaagagagaaaatacaGGAGGGAAATCAGGTTATTATTGTGGATAAATTATCACACTATAAACCCCATTGCCAACAGTCATATCCTCTTTATCCTTTTTGTAAATATTGATTGTGAGATCAAACACCCAAGGCCAAGGCTAGATGTCCAACACATGTATAAAGAAGTTTACTTTGTTGGATTAAACCAATGATTTTCAAATTATTTCACTATCATCTGACTCAGAGAACAGGGAAAACTAGACATCCTACATGCCACAGAGGGCATATTTTTAGCTGATGGTCGGTTTTTAACAAAATGATTAGGATGGAGACAAAATTATAATTCAGTTGGGAGTGGGGTCTTTGAACAGAAGAAAAATACCAAGACTTTTTCTATCACTGaaactaattaaataaataatcatataactatttcaggaaaaaaaatcatataacaaATTTCAAGGGTAAATTCCATGAAAATACCAGAATTTCATCATTTTCGGACCAGAAACTCATggaaaataatcaaatattgctACTTTCTCAAACAAGAAACTATTATTGAAaagaaacattaaaaaaaatcaaaactgcATACGAggggagaaaaaagagaaaaaagaggaagaagaaaaacagaaactCACTGTTGAAGAGCAGAAACAGCATATTGAACTTCATCTGCAGAAGGCACAGGCCCAATGACAAAATCATCGACAAACCCAAGAGCCCTCTCATCCTCACTTCCGTCAATGAACACCCACTCGAACTCATCACAGCAAGAGCCAGACCCAGCACCAAAACCAGACCAACAAGTGGGTACACCAGAACCGGCGGAtaaaggaacactaaatggagaaaaaggagaCGACCCAGAAGATGAAATAGAAAGATTATTGGACGAATTAGGCCTATGGGTAGGCCTAGAAACAGCAGTAGGTGAAGTGGCTCCTGAAGAGGAAGATATGGGTTCTTGGAGACTACTCCCAGAGGCAACACCAGCCCTTTTAACGGCCGTACCAACAACCCTCGACACGCTGCCGCCTCCTGCTCCACCTCTCATACCTCTGCCTCCACCGAACATGGCCTATCTTCTTTGTCTCTTGACTATTCAGGAATGCGGAggatttctctctcctctgtaTTTTCCGGCCATTTCAGTTTGTCTATTCACGTTCTACTTCAATGCGGTCCGGTGAAAAGTTTCCTTCTAAGCGCCACTATTTTTCACCGTTAGATCAAATATATCGGATCGGCTCTCATGTGATCTAACGGTGAAAAGATTTACTTCAACGGTACAATTTCTCCATTTGTACAataagatatatttttttttcaattaattcgCATTTATATAGAAAACGTTGCATTTCTACCTGATTggaagaagttttttttttttaataaaaaatactaTATGGAAATTTGTTTACAATTAGAATCGAATCTTGTGCACATATATGTTTAACCCattcgattgtcaatcgagccATTTTTTATTGATACCGGATTAGAAAAAGTTGTAACTTCTAAAGCTTTTTGTTTTCATTCCTATTGCGACATATGGTGGTATCATATTGAAGAATGAAGAGAATGTTCTGATCTTGATTTAAATGCAGTTTATAAATGGGCCAATCTGCAAAATCTGGAAACAAATGGGCCGATGTTCGAAGTTTTATGATTAGTTACTTTGGGCCTGAGATCTAAATCTGTATCCCGGACTCTACTATAAGTCTATAACGGTCAAGAATTTCAAAGAGGATTGGGCCCAATAGGCCCAAAAAAGTAAAAGCTTGAATGCGCTTTTGCGCGAAAGACGGGTTTCCAATTCCTATCTGTGTTTGGGAAAAAAGGTTCCATTATAAATTGAACACATCGCCCCAACGGTCACTTCCCCTTCTTCCGGACAGCTTACTCTCTACGAAACCACCTAATGTTTCTCTCAGTCGCCATTGAAGCTTGTGCTCGGCTCATCTAACAAGTATTTcgttcttttctttccttataCAGGGTCTGGGCCAATCTGGAAAGAATGGAGATTATAACTGGGGGTTTCATAAATGGATCGTGATCCCTTGAgagttttgatttgtttgtgggttttttatttggtttaatCTATAAATTTCGATGTGCATCGGTTGTTATATGTTCTCTTACAAGGGCGTCGATTACCATCTATGGTTTGAAACCCTTGGGTCACAAGTACATTACGAGCAGACCCGATTGGTATTCTCTGTGAGATTTGTTTCAAAACTGTGGAATCATATCCACTATTTTAATGTTCTTCTGCTCTCTTTCGACGTTGTTGATTTCGATTTCAATGGTTAGTTTTTCTGAAATTCTAACAGTTGTTGGGCTTCGGCTTCCTTGGTTCAAGATTGTCCACAATCCGAATCCGAacccaaattcaaaaaattagacCTACAAAGGTCCGAACACGGAAAACGCGCGATTACGCACCACAGCGAAAGACCTCTCTCTGGAATTCCAAAAGACTTTCCAGATGAAAACGAAACCTCGTAGGGTTTCTCCTCTGAGCAACAACAATACTTTTTCGCAGGAAAAACTTGGGAATTTGAACCTAAAAAGCGTTGTTGATTCTCTGCACCGAAAGAAATTCCAGGAAAATAGTTTCAATACttgaatttttgtttgagaTTGTTCCAGCTTTCAGATCGGAATTGGCAGTTccaatttgatttgattgatcGGCATGTCAATGGCATTGGATGTTTCGTCTCAAACAGCCAGTAATGGAGATTCCGCCAATTTCTCTCGCACTTTCAAGTACTTATTATGTTAGTCTCTTCTTACCTGTAGTCTGCCGT
Proteins encoded in this region:
- the LOC119986070 gene encoding uncharacterized protein LOC119986070 encodes the protein MFGGGRGMRGGAGGGSVSRVVGTAVKRAGVASGSSLQEPISSSSGATSPTAVSRPTHRPNSSNNLSISSSGSSPFSPFSVPLSAGSGVPTCWSGFGAGSGSCCDEFEWVFIDGSEDERALGFVDDFVIGPVPSADEVQYAVSALQQVCDVAPYSQHVRDKYAYNSDRNGANRIPSFTDLVDPVSSVGLDLNWVEPSQHYYNSRMLQCQGRDRVYDAFHLLQTEPFVQKMVISLSSDKAVWEAVMNNDVVRQLRESYYSDESINQKSSDEPSDESNPAVNIVRWIFENTKAKVMEVIDNIMKLTNELFKPSDEEKTAKGGTDPFQEKLKTSFLLSIVVLLIVVVSRAHRA